One Plasmodium vinckei vinckei genome assembly, chromosome: PVVCY_09 genomic region harbors:
- a CDS encoding RNA-binding protein, putative: MVENGCSLLIRNLSFETSPDKVRKIFEHFGKIRDVYLPLDHYTRRPRGFGFVEYYDPKHAKEALNILNNSKIDGKEIRIIVAQNRRKSPDTMKKYHNNLNDSKYRNHKYENNNREKRRRVSRYPSIGRSRDRSRDRYSRKGKKLKYYKRSSRSLSSHSVSSSSTYSSYETSSRSISKSYSTSDNYDKYEKKKKKYMYTKKGKIKKGADRDTSSDYNTVSSENSRSTNNSNLKKSQGKDKTVNFINKNKHNYNKTKKYAKKHSFKSCFSDESDKEIEKNEKGIKKKKKNSSDTSKSSSISTERHNLVNKKKCEQSDLTNNHELYEKDDIPKKVKGNEESSEDTLLNNNFKSSCSNNIISKDSNNNNEGEFIEKDLEQNDKQNKRKTKYKNCSSNSSRSFSKQSNNSNNTSIDDTNIDTRKYKKIYKNSNLNKKRRIKDYSSSSSETYEDSKNNKKNSKEEIEKDNYSNPNLKDENDEEKVDLSKNNTNNNAPSNDRDKSNLSILSKTGSENEDNYKSKMSQEKGENKIKKSGSKHKNKQHQKKDFSSDSDSKFSKKNYEQNHRHSNKNKNVKSSNCKKKKNNNKTISNNSLDSLSRSISSDSSRGYNSSNRKKKNNKQYKKGTDKNKLKYRTENRRRRTNSSSRSSSFSSSTMTKSGS, translated from the coding sequence atggtTGAAAATGGTTGTAGTTTATTGATAAGGAATTTAAGTTTTGAAACAAGCCCAGATAAAgttagaaaaatatttgaacaTTTTGGAAAAATACGAGATGTTTATTTACCTCTTGATCATTATACAAGAAGACCTCGAGGATTTGGATTCGTTGAATATTATGACCCAAAACATGCAAAAGAAgcattaaatattttaaataattcaaaaatcGATGGAAAAGAAATAAGAATAATTGTAGCTCAAAACAGAAGAAAATCACCTGACactatgaaaaaatatcataataatttaaacgACTCTAAATATAGAAACCATAagtatgaaaataataaccgAGAAAAAAGGCGGCGTGTTTCAAGGTATCCATCAATAGGTAGAAGCCGAGACAGAAGCCGTGACAGATATAGTCGAAAAGGaaagaaattaaaatattataaaagaagTTCTAGAAGCTTATCTAGTCATAGTGTTTCCTCCTCCTCTACATATTCATCTTATGAAACATCCAGTCGAAGTATAAGCAAGTCATATAGTACTAGTGATAATTATGATAAGTAtgagaaaaagaaaaagaaatatatgtatactaaaaagggaaaaataaagaaaggAGCAGATAGGGATACATCAAGTGATTATAACACAGTAAGTTCTGAAAACTCGAGATCCACTAATAATagcaatttaaaaaaatctcAGGGTAAAGATAAAActgtaaattttataaacaaaaataaacataattacaataagacaaaaaaatatgcaaaaaaacATTCATTCAAAAGTTGTTTTAGTGATGAATCTGATaaagaaatagaaaaaaatgaaaaaggtataaaaaaaaaaaaaaaaaattcaagtGATACCTCAAAAAGTAGCAGCATTTCAACAGAGCGGCATAATTTagtcaataaaaaaaaatgtgaacAATCCGATTTGACAAATAATCatgaattatatgaaaaagatgatataccaaaaaaagtaaaaggAAATGAAGAAAGTTCTGAAGatacattattaaataacaattttaaaagtagttgctcaaataatataatatcaaaagatagtaacaataataatgagggtgaatttattgaaaaggatttagaacaaaatgataaacaaaataaacggaaaacaaaatataaaaattgttcgAGTAATAGTAGTAGGTCATTTTCCAAACAAAGTAacaatagtaataatacgAGCATAGATGATACAAATATAGACACAAgaaagtataaaaaaatatataaaaatagcaatctaaataaaaaacgaaGAATTAAAGATTACTCATCATCGAGTAGTGAAACATATGAAgatagtaaaaataataaaaagaactCAAAGGAGGAGATCGAAAAGGACAATTATAGTAATCCCAATttaaaagatgaaaatgatgaagaaaaagttgatctatcaaaaaataacactaataataatgcacCTTCTAATGACCGAGATAAATCCAATTTAAGTATCCTTAGTAAAACTGGAAGtgaaaatgaagataattataaatcgAAAATGAGTCAAGAAAAAGGGGAAAacaagataaaaaaaagtggaagtaagcataaaaataagcagcaccaaaaaaaagattttTCATCAGACAGTGATTCAAAattttcgaaaaaaaattatgaacaaaatCACCGTCatagtaataaaaacaaaaatgttaaatcatcaaattgtaaaaaaaaaaaaaataataataaaaccaTATCAAATAATTCGCTAGATAGCTTATCACGTAGCATTTCTTCAGACTCATCAAGAGGATATAATAGCTCgaatcgaaaaaaaaaaaataataaacaatataaaaaaggaacagacaaaaataaattaaaatatagaacAGAAAACAGAAGAAGACGAACTAATAGTTCATCACGTTCATCAAGTTTTTCAAGTTCAACGATGACCAAAAGTGGTAGCtaa